ggagtgatcagagaaataatgtgcaactttcttcgtggtcatgtaaatcccataaacaagcttctgatagtgaggatatctttgcttggatggagtcagaacttcagaaacatagtatactaggcgctgaactttataggcttttccttcttcttcccgctcgaccgtgagtactgtactaacaacttgtctagtggctgcaatataaagcagtaaaggctctttgctgattggagcagtgagcaccggctgggtggaaagcagggctttgagttctgcaaacgctgcatcagcttcaggagtccactcgaacttgttagatttcttcatcagtcggtaaagaggcaatgccttttcaccgaggcaagaaatgaattgactcaaggcggccaaacaaccattaagcttctggacatcatgcacacgcacagggcgcttcattcagagtatggcaccaactttctctgggttcgcgtcgatccctcgttcggaaacgaggaagccgagtaactttctgccaggaactccgaatgtgcactttgatggattaagcttgatatcataccttctcaggttggcaaaagtttcagcaaggtcagccagcaggtcggaacctttacgcgacttgaccacaatgtcatccatgtatgcttccacattccgattgatttgagtgagcagacacttctgaatcatcctcatgaatgtggctccagcgttcttcaggccgaatggcatggtggcataacagaagcatccgaatggagtgatgaaagccgttttatctcatcgggtccatacagtcggatctgatggtacccggaataggcgtctagaaaagacagacgctcacatcccgcagttgagtcgacgatctggtcgatgcgggggagcggaaaatgatctttcgggcaggctcgattgatatgcttgtgcacatgcaaagtgagtcgtccttcttggggaccatgacaacattggcgagccactcggagtggaaaatctctcggatgaactcagctgccaggagccaagccagttcctcaccaattgcttttctcttctgtacgacggaccgtcaaagatgttccttgactggcttTACTTTCGGGTCGACCCGCAAACGATGcttagccagtcccctgggtacacccgacatgtcagaaggtttccatgcaaagatgtcccagttctcacggaggaactcgatgagcgcttcttcctatttgctatcgagtgaTGTTGATATATgggtaggagcagcattaggatcggtcaggtgaatatgaatcggcttggtttcaccggacgactgaaatgcagaatctgtggcaggcttcttggagcgcagcaaatcactcgggtctgcattttttTTGGTATCCTTGCATTTCGACTGCTTCCATTTGTGCATCagcgatttttgagcccttctggaagcacgcTTCTGCCttttgccgattgccagtgatagttaacactcctctgggaccaggcatttcCAGTTTGacgtacacgtaacatggtcgagcaaTGAAACGTGCGTGGAAAATAGCAtggtaagcactctggaaatccactacttcaaatgtcaacttttctttgcggtaattcttggaatcaccgaaaaacacatcaagggtgatctggccgagtgattcagccttcttgccatgtataatgccatggaaactcatatttctttcactaagcttggacatcgaaatgcccattcccttcaaggtttcagcataaaggatattcagaccgctaccgccatccattaacactttagtcagtcgagtgccttcaacgactgggtcgaccaccaacgcttgcctcccaggggtggctatacgtgcaggatggtcagactggtcgaatgtgatggcagtctgggaccacttcaaataacttggtgttgccggagcaaccatgtttacttctctgttgataactttcaatcgacttttgctctcaacatcagcaaaaatcatcagagtggagttgacgttgggaaaaccatcatcatcctcttccttgtcctcacccttgtccgactccttggaggaggcgtgggcactcgacgacggtcatcatggtcgagtcggtgatcatattgctcgcggtttctgtactgatcttgccggtacccacgtccctcatgccgcgggggcgatcttgggctatgagccgactgaactatgtctgccatcacagatctgctatgaatcctattccgcgactgagatactgctgtgttctgctctccagctgcccggagcaaggccagGATTTGCATCGAACCTCTGCCAGCTTCTAACTGGCAAGGCTGAATcaactctgctattcgggctgcagctgtgagattttgaatcagAGTGCGGTATACATGAGTTTGAGGCGGAAAAGCTGTCGTTGACTAGACTCagggatccgctgccgagcacgctcgtcgagtgcatgctgcagattttccagtcgagtgcgctcagccaagttggctaggcgcgcctcctccaaggcccgggcctcgggggtttctccaacgataggagtgtgaagtgcatccatattgcggcggcgaagctcttccctctgctgcgaagaaaggggctcggggcggtactcctcgtgaacgcgcgacggatcgccgccgccatcaccaccatcGCCGCGGGGGAaaccaggaggactgcgtggtccgtcgaccatcaagacttctgtTGCGGGATCGCTACTGTCGCACTtggatgcggtctcgacggagccagtcgaacaggccgtagagagtttcatcgggctcgattgccgcgacttgcggggcggccgactgacgggccaccgcgtgtctcacccatcgctggaccGGCGACCAACCGGAACGCTTGCACCGGCGAACAATGGGGGACGAGGACACcataggagccgaccgatactgggtcgacggctgccagagaaggacgcacgcgcgaaagtgtgtcgtcccgcggacggggagcgcctcaacatcgagtggagcttcctgaagccaagcggagtcgtcggcgacgaaaacgagcgcgccgagacggatctcgtggcccttaGCCAGTCCGCcggcggaaaccatgatgatgagaaTCGGGAAAAATCGCAACtccaccaaaaagtcgctaagacacctgccccacggtgggcgctaactgtcgtggatctaagactgacagtagaatggggggtaggtatgaggaggcaagatcctagctatggcggagttgtacacacaagttttacgagttcaggcccttcgtagaggaagtaacagccctacgtgtgtgtgtgtgtgtgttacagggggtgcgaacccttgtcccagaggagggggtggcttatatagagtgcgccaggaccccagtcatcccccgttacatagggttcaatgtacataaagaggatgcgttactggtaatgctagcCTTAAATGCTTTAATggccttaaagactacagagtgaacgcttgTCCGTTGTTGTTCTAGATGACTCCTGGTATCCTATAAGTCGAGTggattcttgtatggtcgagtggtcgAGTGACTTCAGGAAAGAGGGGTCTCCGAGTaactggtaggtcgagtggattgcactcgacacctttgttgagcttttcctgttgtctcttgagcttctttgcttctaggacagtgaccttggatagggcgtataggtcagacctacgaccctaccctaggtctatgtcgTCATCAGGGGGCGCCGCCctcttcccttgtccaattcggactgcaagggggggggcctgccctggctgcccttctctctctccactaaggcccatggtggcccattagttcccctgagggttccggtaacccctccggcactccggttttacccgaaacaatccagaacacttccgatgtccgaatagcatggtccaatatatcaatctttatgtctcgaccatttcgagactcctcgtcatgtccgtgatatcatccaggactccgaacaaccttcggtacatcaaatcacataactcataatacaaatcgtcatcgaacgttaagcgtgcggaccctacgggttcgagaactatgcagacatgaccgagacacatcttcggtcaataaccaatagcggaacctggatgctcatattggctcctacatattctacgaagatctttatcggtcaaatcgcataacaacatacggtgttccctttgtcatcggtatgttacttgcccgagattcgatcatcggtatcatcatacctagttcaatctcattagcggcaagtctctttactcgttccgtaatgcatcatcccgcaactaactcaattttcacattgcttgcaaggcttatagtgatgtgcattaccgagagggcccagagatacctctctgacaatcgcagtgacaaatcctaatctcgatctatgccaactcaacaaacaccatcggagactagagcatctttataatcacccagttacgttgtgatgtttgatagcacactaagtgttcctccgatattcgggagttgcataatctcatagtcataggaacatgtataagtcatgaagaaagcaatagcaataaactaaacgatcatagtgctaagctaacggatgggtcttgaccatcacatcattctctaatgatgtgatcccattcatcaaatgacaactcatgtctatggttaggaaacttaaccatctttgattaacgagctagtctagtagaggcatactagggacactctgtttgtctatgtattcacacatgtactaagtttttggttaatacaattctagcatgaataataaacatttatcatgatataaggaaatataaataacaacttaattattgcctctagggcatatttccttcaataataggttcagatctgaaatcatgtcacttgggccctagtgacaagcattaagcatagcaacatcaatctcagaacatagtggatactagggatgaaaccctaacaaaactaactcgattacatgacaaatctcatccaactcatcaccctCCCGCAaacctacgatgggattactcacgcacggcggtgagcatcatgaaattagtgatggaggatggttgatgatgacgacggcgtcgATTTTCCCTCTCCGAAGGCCCatacggactccagatctgccctctagatgaagaacaggaggtggcgtcggctccgtatcgtgaaacgcgatgaactcttctctcttatttttttctccccgaacgtgaatatatggagttgaagttgaggtcggtggagcttcatgggagccacaagccagggggcacgcccccacccttgtggtcacCTGGTGGGTCCGCTcgggttgattctttcgccagtattttttatatatgccaaaaatattctccataaattttcaggccattccgagaacttttatttctacacaaaaataacaccatggcacttctgctgaaaacaacgtcagtccaggttagttccattcaagtcacgcaaattagagtccaaaataagggcaaaagagtttggaaaagtagatacgatgaagacatatcaactcccccaagcttaacccattgcttgtcctcaagcaattcagttgataaactgaaagtgataaagaaaaaacttctacaaactctgtttgatctttttTTACCATGGAAACTGCAGGGCTTGACCCCACATTATTTTATTAATAAAAAAGAAAGCAGAGTCATATATACAAATCCACAAGCAgtggaaacagaaacagaaaagccTAGGCTAAACTAGGTTACAAGACAAAGCAAAAGAAGAGAATCCTCAAGGTGGCAGGAAAGCAATCCAGTGAAGAAGCTCCTCCTCGTGTCTTGATTTTATCCTGTGTGCCATGAGGGAGATATCATGAATGATCCCAGCCTTCCATGTACCAAAAGAattctgtttgatcttgttgttgcaaatatgtaaagctagcattcaggtTTTctgcaaagatcatgaactaataTAACCATATTCAAACAtataggtctcatatttactcatatcagtgacaaaatcaactagcgagcaataataataaatctcggatgacaacattttctcaaaacaatcatgatataatatgacaaagatggtatctcgctagccctttctgagaccgcaaaacataaatgcagagcacccctgaagatcaaggacaaACTAGACATCGTAATTCATGATAAAACAGATCCAGTCATAGTCAAACTCAATAGTAATTAATAACAATGCAcacaaatgatagtggtgctctctaactggtgctttttataagaggatgatgacacagcgataaaagtaaatagataggcccttcgcagagggaagcagagatttgtagacgtgccagagctcgagtttttgaaacatagataaataatattttaagcggtatgctttcattgtcaacataacaaccaagagatctcggtatcttccatactagatacattataagcggttcccaaacagaatggtaaattttatactcccccaccaccaacaagcacattccacggctggcccgaaacaacgggtactgtccaactaacaacaatcctgggtgagttttgtttattattttgatttgaccttgagcatgggactaggcatcccgaatactagccattttctcgtgaatgacgagcggagtccactcatagtgagaataacccacctagcatggaagatactgatagcccccagtcgccacatgagcgattcgggcatacaaaacagattattatttgaaggtttagggtttggcagatgcaaatttacttggaacgacaggtaaataccgcatataggaaggtatgatggactcatatagaacaactttgggtttatggaagtggatgcataagcagtattcccgcttagtacaagtgaaggctagcaaaacactagggagcgaccaactagagagcgactaactagagagcgacaacgatGACGTGGGGTGGTCCGTATTCTTCTGGCTATGACGAACACTAAAATTTTGGCAAAGGACAAGGATGATGTCTGGCCGTTCGTTGCAACGGATGTGGTGGTTAAGCTCGCTCAAGGGCTATGCATTTAGGTTCAGGAGAGAACCAACAGGTTATGTCGGATCCAGACTTTGTACCGTTCATTTGGAGATGCAAGGGTGATGATACTGCAATGATGGCGGTGCGAAGGAGAAGGACGATGACATGGACACCTCGGATAACTTCGGAAACCCATCCAACCAACCTTCGTCTAATGATGCTCCTACAAATGACAATCATGCAAACGTTGTCTCTCGTGGTGCTCCGGGAGATAGTTCTATGATTTTGGCAGTGACCCCGTTTAACTCCTCACCGCAGACACCGAGGAGCATGGAGCTCGCCGCGGAACTTCGAGCTAACTCCAATCCACTTGGGGAGTGGcttaaccaaacaaggccttatCGGTAAGTTTCCGCTGCCGGCCACCGTCATCTCAGCCTCCATTTGATGCAAAAGGGTGAGTGCTCAGGAAGGAGAACCATCAGATTGTAAAGGACGGTGGATTTCGATAGCTGGAGAGGAGCCGAACCCCCCAAACTGGACTGTCAACAAAATTTTCACCGATCTATCTCCACGTCACATCTTTGGCCAGATTCAATGAAACCCCACGCTTTCTCCTCATGCAGCTTCAAACGGCCAAGAGTCTCCCATCTTTCAGAGCAGAAATCACAAAAAACCTGGTTGAAAAACAAACCCCCAATCTCCAGAGTCTTACAATCTTCCATATAGATCAAGAAAACCTGGTTGAAAGACCAAATCCCCAACCCCCCAAGTCTTGCAATCTTCCATAAATCACAAAAAACCTGGCTGAAAAACAAACCCCCAATCTCCCAGTCTTACAATCTTCCATATAAATCACATAATCCTGATTGCGAACCAAATCCCAAATCTCCGAGTCTTACAATCTTCCATAAATCACAAAATCCTGATTGAAAACCAAATCCCCAATCTCCCAAGTCTTACAATCTTCCATAAATCACAAAATCCTGATTGCAAACCAAACCCCAGATCATCCCTTCCGAGGCCTGGGGGTGCCCAGTACGGGAACTTACGGGAAAACAAACAGGGGGGGTCACAAAGTGAATGGATCGCAAAAGGGCGCCATACATTTTGCTTAGAGATACTCAACCTTCTAAGATGACTGGAATGTGATCCTCTACTAAAATAAGGCAGTAACGCCAGCAACAATGCATGCATATATGTTCACATCACCGGTGCGGTCTGGTCCGAACAAACAGATATATAGAGATATAGTAGCATGCGACGTCACGCACCATCAGAAAGATAGCATAGTGCTAGGTAGCCAAACTGCAGGTGATGATTAGAGACTGAAGAACAAGCTGGGGCGCGATCCATGTTGGGCTTGTCAATTTGCGGCCTTCACTTCAGTGATGGTTTCCCCTGAGGTCAACTCTTCGGTCTTCATGCTGCTGAGAGTAACGAAGGAAAGAGCAAACACCACGAAGACGGCCGTCTTGGAAGTTAACTCTATCACACCCAGAGCTCTTAATCCATACATCTTAAGGCGCCTGCGGGTAGAGAGAGGTATTATGGAGGACAAGTGAGGTTATAGATAAACTCATGTCAGACAAATAGGAAATTGATGAAGAAATGGATCCAAGTGTATATATCCTACTCATAGCCGGTCCGTGGCGCAGAAAGAGCAGAAAGATGCTTCTCGCCAGTAGGATCCCCCGCCTTAACTAAGGCATCATTGAACTCCTTCAGCTTAAGCTCCGCATAAGAAAGCGCGTCATACAGCGCCTCCTTCCGCTGGATCTCTTGCGCTTGCTGGATTCATGAACACAGATAATAATCAATCAATGTTGTTACTTTGTAGTATCATCAATCATTAAGAGTAAGTGCGATTGTGATTGGTAAATAATACtaccttcgtcccataatataagagcgtttttgccACTTTgactagtgtcaaaaatgctcttatattatgagacggagggagtaataattaaGAAGGATGGACACTGTCGTGCCTGCCAGTTAAGCGAGGTTGGATGCGTGCAGAAAGCAAAGCACCATGCATGTGTAGCGAACCAATAACAGAGCCTCGATCCGCGTTTTTCACACAAACATCACGGAGGGGCGGAGGGCGTAAACAATACCAGCAAGTGCAGGAAGCAGAAGTACATGTTGCAGTTAATAAATTGATAAAGGGATGAGCTGCTCAGATCAGCCAGGACAATAATGTTGGCAGATGATATGATTTGCAAGCGGCAGTAGGTTGAGGTCAGGATAAACAAGTATGAGGATGATAAGCAAGTGATTTTGCTCTTGTTTCTTCTAGTTAGTAGTACAAGAAGATAGAGATGATTTGTGCTGTTTgtattgttgcacagaagaattcgATCATCGCTGGCTGCAGTGGTGAGATGATTtgcgagaagaagaagaaagaaatgtcGATTTTGGTTAAGATATCTCGGTGGTAAGGTGGCGGGAGCGCATGAGCCTGCTTGGCACGAGCCGGCGTCGCTCCTCCGCCTGCGCTCGCTGGAGCAGGGAGCCACCGAGCCTCCTCGCCGCGCATCGAACCGCCGACATCGTCTCCGGCCTGCCAACAATTGCTCCGGGATTAGGATAAAAAGAAGTCCGTCACGGATCGCCACCGCCGGCCGGCCGGACCGTCGCGGCACCCCAGCCCCCCACCCCCATACACACACCATCGATCGGGTTGCAGCCGAGGAGAATGCGGCAGGTGTTGGTGAGCGTACCTTGGGGATCTGGGCGCTCCTTCTTCCTCGCGCGGCTAGGGTTCctccttcgcctccgcctccgccgagaAGAATGGAGGGGGAAGTGGGTGGGGTGTTTTTCCTTGCGCTCGTTCTGTCTGGAAAGATGCGGTGCGCCAGGCCCGGCCAACTATGCGCTTGTTCTAATTTTTCTTTTCACAAAAGAGGCCCGgttctttctttcattttttccCTTTGGCAGAAGCAGGGGTTATCTTGAGGGAGAGAATTCTTCTCCATTGCACTCTAGGGCACATCGTGCACACTAGAAGCATACGCGCGCTTTGCTGCGCCATCTACTTTTCTGTCGTTTATTGGTTTGCTTGTTAATTCACATATAGATTCTTTGTTGCTCTATTTGTCGGACATGCGGGCATTGTTGTTCATTTTATGGGCATGCTGTGTTCTTTTAGACCTTGCACGATGAGATAAAATCCTGAAAGAATCCGCTACTTTTTCGGCCTCAAGCGAGCGAGAATGAATTTTAATCAGGTTGACAAAGAAAGGATGAAAGAGGGAGATGGAGGAGGGAGCGGGAGTTGTGATACAGATCTTGTGGACCATGGCGTGTTGAAGAAGGCGAGCAAGTCCTGAAGACAGGGTCATCCCTGTTGAGTGCCGGTGCTAGCCATGTCGGCCTACCTCACCGCTTGCTCTTCCAAAGCCCCGCGCGTCGCCGTCTCTGGACGTTGATTTTCGCCACGAGAGAAGGGGAGAACGATGGAGAGATGGGCGGGGCATGCGGCGTGATGCTGGACTGGCAGTGCCGATGCAACCGTGCGGTGCTGAGGAGGCGGTGATGGGTCGGGCTGGCGGCGCCCATGCGGTGTTCTATCACTTTGACATGCGTGGATAGTCAGTCGATCACTAATTTCCCTTATACAAAATGTACATGAGCAACAAGTAGGAGTGAGGATGTCCTAAACTCATGGGCATATGAACACGCTTTGTAAATATGCATTTTATATGTGTTTTACAATGTTAAAAATTCTGAAACAAAATTTCATGCATATATTTTTGTAACATGTGTGCGCGCACAAAGTTTTGTAAAAAGTCTTATTTTTTTGCCTCTGCGAAAAGACAAATTTCAGTCCTAAATCACGGCACATTTTTTTCACAAGTCAAAAAAAGAGTTGTTTTTTCACGAAATTTTTTGCGCGGGAGTAGAATGTGAATATGTATGCGTGATTTTTCTTTCAGAATTTTTTGGTATTTACAAATGAGTTTTTTATAATGGGTTCATATATCCATGGGTTCAACCATATATTTATAAATGAGTTTTTGTATGCTGGCAATTTTCTTAGGTtttgaatttggtcctaatatgatggataTTTAGATAGCAAAAATTACCGTAAATATTTTTAGCAATCATTTGTTTCTTACGGTGCTTTCATAGTTCCCTAAAAAACAGTGGTGCGTAACCTTTCTTCTTTTGAAGATGGCCTCCACGCACCACGCTGTAACTTTACATccttagtttttttttgttttttttttgacaaTCCATGCTTGTAGTAATTTGACGTTTCAAGACTTTTTCTTTCCTTTTGGTGGTTACGGCGTGCGTGACTCCTTCCGTAATCTAAACTCGCATACGTGTCCTGAATATTGCCTTGCACGCCGCCTTGTTTCCTACGGTTTGCAGGCACATGGTTTGGCTGGGGTGAAAAATAATAATTCTTCACCCTGGGGCAAAAGCGTTTTTGGTACTAATAACCCAGGGTTTCATGCATGCAATCTATACTTGGTCACACAATACCATA
This DNA window, taken from Triticum aestivum cultivar Chinese Spring chromosome 1D, IWGSC CS RefSeq v2.1, whole genome shotgun sequence, encodes the following:
- the LOC123161582 gene encoding uncharacterized protein, translating into MGAASPTHHRLLSTARLHRHCQSSITPHAPPISPSFSPSLVAKINVQRRRRAGLWKSKRWPGLAHRIFPDRTSARKNTPPTSPSILLGGGGGEGGTLAARGRRSAQIPKQAQEIQRKEALYDALSYAELKLKEFNDALVKAGDPTGEKHLSALSAPRTGYERLKMYGLRALGVIELTSKTAVFVVFALSFVTLSSMKTEELTSGETITEVKAAN